The following coding sequences lie in one Pseudomonas svalbardensis genomic window:
- a CDS encoding DUF924 family protein — protein MTAPWQPLLEWWFGTLESPNEIAADKGKLWFGKRDSQDLEARTRFGDWVEQALAGGLTEWAQRPEGWLALVLLLDQLPRMIFRDTPKSFSGDLRAQALVAQGIAADFDRQLRPIQRVFIYLVFEHCENLAVQNEAVSRFIELVAQQPEGDRAVFADNLDYAERHQKVIARFGRFPHRNAVLGRESTAEELEFLSGPGSRF, from the coding sequence ATGACCGCGCCCTGGCAGCCGTTGCTCGAATGGTGGTTCGGAACGCTCGAATCCCCCAACGAAATAGCGGCTGACAAGGGCAAGTTATGGTTCGGCAAGCGCGACAGCCAGGACCTCGAAGCGCGCACGCGTTTCGGGGACTGGGTCGAGCAAGCACTGGCCGGCGGATTGACCGAGTGGGCGCAACGCCCTGAAGGTTGGCTGGCTCTGGTGCTGCTGCTCGATCAACTCCCGCGAATGATCTTTCGTGACACTCCCAAATCCTTTTCAGGCGATCTCAGGGCTCAGGCACTGGTAGCGCAAGGTATTGCTGCGGATTTCGATCGGCAGTTGCGGCCGATTCAGCGTGTATTCATCTATCTGGTGTTTGAGCATTGCGAGAATCTGGCGGTGCAGAACGAAGCGGTTTCACGATTTATCGAGTTGGTGGCGCAGCAACCTGAGGGTGATCGGGCGGTGTTTGCCGATAACCTGGATTATGCCGAGCGGCATCAGAAAGTGATTGCGCGGTTTGGACGGTTTCCGCATCGCAATGCGGTGTTGGGAAGGGAGTCTACGGCTGAGGAGTTGGAGTTTCTTTCAGGGCCTGGATCCAGGTTCTGA
- a CDS encoding methyl-accepting chemotaxis protein — protein MTKNMKFSHKILLAAALVVAVAFACFILFNDYRQRQTLRSSTESSMQELGSLTTSNIQTWLESRIQLLQSLSQQIAVDGSAQANLKRAIDLPAYTSNFQLSYFGGTDGVMFSVPAGNRAADYDPRSRGWYKAANGAQQTIVTEPYIAASSGKLVITVATPVKHQNQMIGVAGADIDLSSVSAIINSLNFGGHGHAFIVSADGKILIHPDSKLVLKSLTDAYPNGAPKVSPGMKEVEIDGKTQFISFTHVNGVPSADWYVALVLDQDAAFSMLSEFRTSAIIAMVIAVVIIIALLGMLISFLMQPLLTMGRAMHDIAEGEGDLTKRLTIHGQDEFGALGTSFNRFVERIHTSIREVSSATGQVNEVALRVVAASNSSMFNSDQQASRTSSVAAAINELGAAAQEIAQNAALASQHSSDARALAEDGQQVVDKTIAAMQQLSAKISDSCGNIETLNSNTVNIGQILEVITSISQQTNLLALNAAIEAARAGEAGRGFAVVADEVRNLAHRTQDSAQQVQKMIEELQVGAREAVITMTDSQRQSESSVGIANQAGERLGSVTQRIGEIDGMNQSVATATEEQTAVVESINVDITEINTLNQEGVENLQSTLRACADLEQQAARLKQLVGSFRI, from the coding sequence ATGACCAAAAACATGAAGTTCAGCCACAAGATCTTGTTGGCTGCCGCCCTCGTGGTGGCCGTTGCATTCGCTTGCTTCATCCTCTTCAACGACTACCGCCAGCGGCAAACCCTGCGCAGCAGTACCGAATCCTCGATGCAGGAACTCGGCAGCCTGACCACCAGCAACATCCAGACCTGGCTGGAAAGCCGCATTCAGTTGCTGCAATCGCTGTCCCAGCAGATCGCCGTGGACGGCAGCGCCCAGGCCAACCTCAAGCGCGCCATCGACCTGCCGGCCTACACCAGTAATTTTCAGTTGAGCTATTTCGGTGGCACCGACGGCGTGATGTTCTCGGTTCCGGCTGGCAATCGTGCCGCGGATTACGACCCCCGCTCCCGTGGCTGGTACAAGGCGGCCAACGGTGCGCAACAGACCATCGTCACCGAACCGTACATCGCCGCGTCGTCGGGCAAACTGGTGATCACCGTTGCCACCCCGGTGAAACATCAGAATCAAATGATCGGCGTCGCTGGCGCAGACATCGACCTGTCCAGCGTCAGTGCGATCATCAACTCGCTGAACTTCGGCGGCCACGGCCATGCGTTTATCGTCAGCGCCGACGGCAAGATCCTGATTCACCCGGACAGCAAACTGGTGCTCAAGAGCCTGACCGATGCCTACCCGAACGGCGCGCCGAAAGTCAGCCCGGGCATGAAAGAAGTCGAGATCGACGGCAAGACTCAATTCATCTCCTTTACCCACGTCAATGGTGTGCCCTCGGCAGACTGGTACGTGGCGCTGGTGCTGGATCAGGACGCCGCGTTCTCGATGCTCAGCGAATTTCGCACCTCGGCGATCATCGCCATGGTCATTGCCGTGGTGATCATCATCGCGCTGCTGGGCATGCTGATCAGCTTCTTGATGCAGCCGCTGTTGACTATGGGCCGCGCCATGCATGACATCGCCGAAGGCGAAGGTGACCTGACCAAACGACTGACCATCCACGGCCAGGACGAATTCGGTGCCCTAGGCACCTCGTTCAACCGTTTTGTGGAGCGTATTCACACCTCGATTCGCGAAGTGTCCTCGGCCACCGGCCAGGTCAACGAAGTCGCCTTGCGTGTGGTTGCCGCGTCGAACTCGTCGATGTTCAACTCCGACCAGCAAGCCTCGCGCACCAGCAGCGTGGCAGCCGCCATCAACGAACTGGGCGCCGCCGCCCAGGAAATCGCCCAGAACGCCGCCCTCGCCTCTCAGCATTCGAGCGATGCTCGCGCATTGGCCGAGGACGGTCAGCAAGTCGTCGATAAAACCATCGCGGCGATGCAGCAGCTCTCGGCGAAGATCAGCGATTCGTGCGGCAACATCGAAACGCTCAACAGCAACACCGTGAACATCGGGCAGATTCTGGAAGTGATTACCAGCATCTCTCAGCAGACCAACTTGCTGGCACTCAACGCAGCCATCGAAGCGGCCCGTGCCGGTGAAGCCGGTCGTGGTTTTGCCGTAGTGGCCGACGAAGTGCGCAACCTCGCGCACCGTACTCAGGATTCAGCGCAGCAAGTGCAGAAGATGATCGAGGAACTGCAAGTCGGCGCCCGGGAAGCCGTGATCACCATGACCGACAGCCAACGCCAGAGCGAAAGCAGCGTTGGCATCGCCAACCAGGCTGGCGAACGTCTGGGCAGCGTGACTCAGCGTATCGGTGAGATCGACGGGATGAATCAGTCGGTGGCCACTGCGACGGAAGAGCAGACGGCGGTGGTGGAGTCGATCAACGTCGACATCACCGAAATCAACACGCTAAATCAGGAAGGCGTGGAGAACTTGCAGTCGACCTTGCGCGCGTGTGCGGATCTTGAGCAGCAGGCGGCGCGGTTGAAGCAGTTGGTGGGTAGTTTCCGGATCTAA
- a CDS encoding lipoprotein: protein MSLRSIALLSFCVLLAACSKVNQENYSKLSSGMPKAEVETLLGKPTDCSGALGMSSCTWGDKNSFISVQYAGDKVLMFSGQGLK from the coding sequence ATGTCGCTGCGTTCAATCGCCCTGCTTTCGTTCTGCGTGTTGCTGGCCGCGTGCAGCAAGGTCAATCAGGAAAACTACTCGAAGCTGTCGTCAGGCATGCCCAAGGCCGAAGTAGAAACCTTGCTGGGCAAACCCACCGACTGCTCGGGCGCGCTCGGCATGTCCAGTTGCACTTGGGGCGACAAGAACAGCTTTATCAGTGTGCAGTACGCCGGTGACAAAGTGCTGATGTTTTCCGGCCAAGGCCTGAAGTAA
- a CDS encoding lipocalin family protein — protein sequence MKRLLIVLFAGLVLAGCATSGVDPLAPKTVNSVNLKKYQGTWYELARLPMYFQRNCAQSEAHYTLKPDGKVLVLNRCLTADWQWEEAKGTAWPQEPGKTDKLWVEFDNWFSRLIPGVAKGEYWVLYVSDDYKTAIVGDPSRKYLWLLSRTPTVNGVVREELLSKARQQGYDTTRLIWRATDTQMAKTSN from the coding sequence ATGAAGCGGTTACTGATAGTCCTTTTTGCCGGCCTGGTATTGGCCGGCTGCGCCACTTCCGGCGTAGATCCGTTGGCACCGAAAACCGTCAACAGCGTCAATCTCAAGAAGTACCAAGGGACCTGGTACGAGTTGGCTCGTCTGCCGATGTATTTCCAGCGCAACTGCGCACAATCCGAAGCCCATTACACGCTCAAGCCTGACGGCAAGGTATTGGTGCTCAATCGCTGCCTGACGGCAGACTGGCAATGGGAAGAGGCCAAAGGCACGGCCTGGCCACAGGAGCCGGGCAAAACCGACAAGCTGTGGGTCGAGTTCGATAACTGGTTTTCGCGGCTGATTCCGGGTGTGGCGAAGGGCGAGTATTGGGTGTTGTACGTCAGCGATGACTACAAGACCGCCATTGTTGGCGATCCGAGCCGCAAGTATCTGTGGCTGCTGTCACGGACCCCGACGGTCAATGGTGTAGTGCGTGAGGAACTGCTGAGCAAGGCACGTCAGCAGGGTTACGACACTACGCGGCTGATCTGGCGCGCGACCGATACGCAGATGGCCAAGACTTCGAATTAA
- a CDS encoding formimidoylglutamate deiminase, which produces MSAFFAERALLPSGWANNVRLEVSADGVLTQIQADSNADGAEWLSGPLLPGMPNLHSHAFQRAMAGLAEVAGNPNDSFWTWRDLMYRLVGKISPDQLGVIARQLYIEMLKAGYTSVAEFHYVHHDTNGQPYADPAELALRISQAASSAGIGLTLLPVLYSHSGFGGQAPNEGQRRFINSTENYLKLQSRLQPILAQQPAQSLGLCFHSLRAVTPQQISEVLAASDQQCPVHIHIAEQQKEVDDCLSWSGRRPLQWLYENTEVDQRWCLVHATHANPEEVTLMAKSRAIAGLCLTTEANLGDGIFPAVDFLAQGGRMGIGSDSHVSLSVVEELRWLEYGQRLRDQRRNRLYGADQPMVGRTLYDAALDGGAQALGQPIGALEVGKRADWLVLDGNDPYLATASGDGILNRWLFAGGDRQVRDVLVNGQWVVRDGHHAGEEESNQAFTQVLRDLLG; this is translated from the coding sequence ATGTCCGCCTTCTTTGCCGAACGCGCGCTGCTGCCTAGTGGATGGGCCAACAATGTACGTCTTGAGGTCAGCGCCGATGGCGTGTTGACCCAGATCCAGGCCGATTCCAACGCAGATGGCGCCGAGTGGCTGAGCGGTCCGCTGCTGCCGGGTATGCCGAATCTACACTCCCACGCCTTCCAGCGGGCCATGGCCGGGCTAGCGGAAGTGGCAGGGAATCCGAATGACAGTTTCTGGACCTGGCGCGATTTGATGTATCGCCTCGTCGGAAAAATCAGCCCGGATCAACTCGGCGTCATCGCCCGTCAGCTGTACATCGAAATGCTCAAGGCCGGTTACACCTCGGTCGCGGAATTTCATTACGTACACCACGACACCAACGGCCAGCCTTACGCGGACCCGGCCGAACTGGCGCTACGTATCAGCCAGGCCGCCAGTTCCGCCGGGATCGGCCTGACCCTGCTGCCGGTGCTCTACAGCCATTCCGGTTTCGGCGGCCAGGCCCCGAACGAAGGCCAGCGCCGCTTTATCAACAGCACCGAAAACTACCTCAAGCTTCAATCGCGCTTGCAGCCAATCCTGGCGCAGCAACCGGCGCAGTCGTTGGGTTTGTGTTTCCACTCGTTGCGCGCGGTAACACCGCAGCAAATCAGCGAAGTGCTGGCGGCCAGCGACCAGCAGTGCCCGGTGCACATTCACATCGCCGAGCAGCAGAAGGAAGTCGATGACTGCCTGAGCTGGAGCGGCCGCCGTCCGCTGCAATGGCTGTACGAAAACACCGAGGTCGATCAGCGCTGGTGCCTGGTTCACGCGACCCACGCCAACCCGGAAGAAGTTACGCTGATGGCCAAGAGTCGCGCCATCGCCGGCTTGTGCCTGACCACCGAAGCCAACCTCGGCGACGGGATCTTCCCGGCGGTGGATTTCCTCGCTCAGGGCGGGCGCATGGGCATCGGTTCCGACAGCCATGTGTCATTGAGCGTGGTGGAAGAATTGCGTTGGCTGGAATACGGCCAACGTCTGCGCGACCAACGACGTAACCGTTTGTATGGCGCGGATCAGCCGATGGTTGGCCGCACGCTGTACGACGCGGCGCTGGATGGCGGCGCTCAGGCGCTGGGTCAGCCGATTGGTGCACTGGAAGTTGGCAAGCGTGCGGATTGGCTGGTGCTGGATGGCAACGATCCGTACCTGGCGACAGCCAGCGGCGACGGGATTCTCAATCGTTGGCTGTTTGCCGGCGGTGATCGCCAGGTGCGGGATGTGCTGGTCAATGGCCAGTGGGTTGTGCGCGACGGGCATCATGCGGGCGAAGAAGAGAGCAATCAAGCCTTCACCCAAGTCCTTCGCGATCTTTTGGGCTAA
- the hutC gene encoding histidine utilization repressor, whose translation MITQQIDSGNWPPHYRVPSESELVNQLGFSRMTINRALREMTADGLLVRMQGVGTFVAEPKSQSALFEVHNIADEIASRGHHHTCKVITLEEEAAGSERALALDMREGQKVFHSLIVHFENDIPVQIEDRFVNALVAPDYLKQDFTLQTPYAYLNQVAPLTEGEHVVEAILAEASECKLLQIEKGEPCLLIRRRTWSGRQPVTAARLIHPGSRHRLEGRFHK comes from the coding sequence ATGATCACCCAGCAAATCGACAGTGGAAACTGGCCGCCGCACTACCGCGTTCCGTCGGAAAGCGAGCTGGTCAACCAGCTGGGTTTCAGCCGCATGACCATCAACCGCGCCCTGCGCGAAATGACCGCTGACGGTCTGTTGGTGCGCATGCAGGGTGTCGGGACTTTTGTCGCCGAACCGAAAAGCCAATCCGCGCTGTTTGAAGTGCACAACATCGCCGACGAAATCGCCTCCCGTGGCCATCATCATACCTGCAAGGTCATCACCCTTGAAGAAGAGGCCGCCGGTTCCGAGCGCGCCTTGGCGCTGGACATGCGTGAAGGCCAGAAAGTCTTTCATTCGCTGATCGTGCATTTCGAAAACGATATCCCGGTACAAATCGAAGACCGTTTCGTCAACGCGCTGGTGGCGCCGGATTACCTCAAGCAGGACTTCACCCTGCAAACGCCATACGCCTATCTGAACCAGGTCGCGCCGCTGACTGAAGGCGAGCATGTGGTCGAGGCGATTCTGGCCGAGGCCAGCGAATGCAAGTTGCTGCAGATTGAAAAGGGCGAGCCGTGCCTGCTGATTCGTCGTCGTACCTGGTCCGGCCGTCAGCCAGTGACCGCCGCCCGTTTGATCCACCCCGGTTCCCGTCATCGTCTGGAAGGACGATTCCATAAATAG
- a CDS encoding HutD/Ves family protein, which translates to MSQFKVLRAVDYPRMPWKNGGGSTEEITRDGGAGLEGFGWRLSIADIGESGGFSTFAGYERVITVLQGEGMTLRVDGQDTKPLLPLDPFAFSGESQVFCTLLGEPIRDFNLIYAPQRYSARLQWLDGEQRFFSSAGTVLVFSVTDELEVKVGNSASQLGRHDCLQLDGNAGLLEVSSNGACCVIELTAR; encoded by the coding sequence ATGAGTCAGTTCAAGGTTCTACGCGCAGTTGATTACCCGCGCATGCCGTGGAAAAACGGCGGCGGCAGTACCGAAGAAATCACCCGTGATGGAGGTGCCGGCCTTGAGGGGTTCGGCTGGCGTCTGTCGATTGCCGATATCGGCGAGTCGGGCGGCTTCTCGACGTTCGCCGGCTACGAGCGAGTGATCACTGTGCTGCAAGGCGAGGGCATGACCTTGCGGGTTGATGGCCAGGACACAAAGCCACTGTTACCGCTGGACCCATTTGCTTTCAGCGGCGAGAGCCAGGTTTTCTGCACATTGCTCGGTGAGCCGATTCGCGACTTCAACCTGATTTATGCGCCGCAGCGTTATAGCGCGCGATTGCAGTGGCTGGACGGCGAGCAGCGGTTTTTCAGCTCGGCAGGCACCGTGCTCGTGTTCAGTGTCACCGACGAGCTTGAAGTGAAGGTCGGTAACAGCGCCTCACAACTCGGTCGCCATGATTGCCTGCAACTCGACGGTAACGCCGGCCTGCTGGAAGTCTCCAGCAATGGCGCCTGCTGCGTGATTGAACTGACTGCACGCTGA
- the hutU gene encoding urocanate hydratase — MTDNTQKPTTASFTKHRNVEIRAARGNKLTAKSWLTEAPLRMLMNNLDPEVAENPKELVVYGGIGRAARNWECYDKIVESLTNLNDDETLLVQSGKPVGVFKTHSNAPRVLIANSNLVPHWASWEHFNELDAKGLAMYGQMTAGSWIYIGSQGIVQGTYETFVEAGRQHYNDDLKGRWVLTAGLGGMGGAQPLAATLAGACSLNIECQQVSIDFRLNSRYVDEQATDLDDALARIAKYTKEGKAISIALLGNAAEILPELVKRGVRPDMVTDQTSAHDPLNGYLPAGWTWEEYRARAKTEPAAVVKAAKQSMAVHVKAMLEFQKMGIPTFDYGNNIRQMAQEEGVENAFDFPGFVPAYIRPLFCRGIGPFRWAALSGDPQDIYKTDAKVKELIPDDAHLHNWLDMARERISFQGLPARICWVGLGLRAKLGLAFNEMVRSGELSAPIVIGRDHLDSGSVASPNRETESMRDGSDAVSDWPLLNALLNTASGATWVSLHHGGGVGMGFSQHSGMVIVCDGTDEAAERIARVLHNDPATGVMRHADAGYQIAIDCAKEQGLNLPMITGK, encoded by the coding sequence GTGACTGACAATACCCAGAAACCTACGACCGCTTCTTTTACAAAGCACCGTAACGTCGAAATCCGCGCTGCCCGCGGTAACAAGCTGACCGCCAAGAGCTGGCTGACCGAAGCGCCGCTGCGCATGTTAATGAACAACCTCGACCCGGAAGTCGCCGAGAACCCTAAAGAACTGGTGGTTTACGGTGGTATCGGTCGTGCGGCACGTAACTGGGAATGCTACGACAAGATCGTCGAAAGCCTGACCAACCTGAATGACGACGAGACCCTGCTGGTGCAATCCGGCAAGCCGGTCGGCGTGTTCAAGACCCACAGCAACGCCCCGCGCGTACTGATCGCCAACTCCAACCTGGTGCCACACTGGGCGAGCTGGGAACACTTCAATGAACTCGACGCCAAAGGCCTGGCCATGTACGGCCAGATGACCGCCGGCAGCTGGATCTACATCGGCAGCCAGGGCATCGTTCAGGGTACCTACGAAACCTTCGTCGAAGCCGGTCGCCAACACTACAACGATGACCTGAAAGGTCGTTGGGTCCTGACCGCAGGCCTCGGCGGCATGGGCGGCGCTCAACCTCTGGCCGCGACCCTGGCCGGCGCTTGCTCGCTGAACATCGAATGCCAGCAGGTCAGCATCGATTTCCGCCTGAACAGCCGTTACGTCGATGAGCAAGCCACCGACCTCGACGACGCGCTGGCCCGCATCGCCAAATACACTAAGGAAGGCAAAGCGATTTCCATCGCCCTGCTCGGCAACGCAGCTGAAATCCTTCCGGAACTGGTCAAGCGCGGCGTGCGCCCGGACATGGTCACCGACCAGACCAGCGCCCACGACCCGCTGAACGGTTACCTGCCAGCCGGCTGGACCTGGGAAGAGTACCGCGCTCGCGCCAAGACCGAGCCAGCCGCTGTCGTCAAAGCCGCCAAGCAATCGATGGCCGTGCACGTTAAAGCGATGCTCGAATTCCAGAAGATGGGCATTCCAACCTTCGACTACGGCAACAACATCCGTCAGATGGCCCAAGAAGAAGGCGTCGAGAACGCATTCGACTTCCCAGGCTTCGTACCCGCTTACATCCGTCCGCTGTTCTGCCGCGGTATCGGCCCGTTCCGTTGGGCTGCACTGTCGGGCGATCCGCAAGACATCTACAAAACCGACGCCAAAGTAAAAGAACTGATCCCGGACGACGCCCACCTGCACAACTGGCTGGACATGGCGCGCGAGCGCATCAGCTTCCAGGGTCTGCCGGCACGTATCTGCTGGGTTGGCCTGGGCCTGCGCGCCAAACTTGGTCTGGCGTTCAACGAAATGGTTCGCAGCGGTGAATTGTCCGCGCCAATCGTGATCGGTCGCGACCACCTGGACTCCGGTTCGGTAGCCAGTCCGAACCGCGAAACCGAATCGATGCGGGACGGTTCCGATGCCGTGTCCGATTGGCCACTGCTCAACGCTCTGCTCAACACCGCGAGCGGCGCGACCTGGGTTTCGCTGCACCACGGCGGCGGCGTCGGCATGGGCTTCTCCCAGCACTCGGGCATGGTGATTGTCTGCGACGGTACTGACGAAGCGGCCGAGCGTATCGCTCGCGTCCTGCACAACGACCCGGCGACCGGTGTCATGCGTCACGCCGATGCGGGTTACCAGATCGCGATCGACTGCGCCAAGGAGCAGGGGCTGAACCTGCCGATGATTACCGGTAAATAA
- a CDS encoding purine-cytosine permease family protein, whose translation MAVNSDRAGSKPLIETRSIDYIPEAERHGRLLSQFTLWMGANLQITAIVTGALAVVLGGDVFWSLIGLLIGQLLGGGVMALHAAQGPKLGLPQMISSRVQFGVYGAAIPIVLVCLMYLGFTATGTVLSGQALGQLFGVSDSVGILIFASVIVLVTVLGYRVIHFIGRVASVIGVIAFVYLFSRLMSQTDVGALLQIRHFSWSSFLLAVSLAASWQIAFGPYVADYSRYLPSKTSSVKTFFAAGAGSVIGAQVAMILGVFAAAMANGQFAGHEVAYIVGLSGSGATAALLYFSIAFGKVTISTLNSYGSFMCIATVISGFRGDLRVTRLQRLVFVLVIVGTATLIALLGQHSFLGAFKSFILFLLAFFTPWSAINLVDYYCITRERYDVPALADPNGRYGRWNPLGISVYVFGVLVQLPFISTKFYTGPLVDALGGVDISWIIGLVLPAVLYYVCAKKWHSAVPDHLILPVEQDSDAAPITSGASRAAAQA comes from the coding sequence ATGGCTGTTAACAGCGATCGTGCAGGCAGTAAACCGTTGATCGAGACACGTTCGATCGACTACATCCCGGAAGCGGAGAGACACGGTCGTCTGTTGAGCCAGTTCACCCTGTGGATGGGTGCCAACCTGCAAATCACCGCGATTGTCACCGGGGCCCTGGCCGTGGTGCTGGGCGGTGACGTGTTCTGGTCGTTGATCGGTCTGTTGATCGGTCAACTGCTCGGTGGCGGCGTAATGGCGCTGCATGCGGCGCAAGGGCCCAAGCTTGGCCTGCCTCAGATGATCTCAAGCCGGGTACAGTTCGGCGTGTATGGCGCGGCCATCCCGATCGTGCTGGTCTGTCTGATGTACCTCGGTTTCACTGCGACGGGCACCGTGCTTTCCGGCCAGGCGCTGGGTCAGTTGTTTGGGGTCAGCGACAGCGTCGGCATCCTGATTTTCGCCAGTGTCATTGTGCTGGTCACGGTGCTTGGCTATCGGGTGATCCATTTCATTGGCCGTGTCGCCAGCGTTATTGGTGTGATTGCATTCGTTTACCTGTTCAGTCGTCTGATGAGCCAGACGGACGTTGGCGCACTCCTGCAGATCCGCCACTTCAGCTGGAGCAGCTTCCTGCTCGCGGTGTCGCTCGCGGCATCCTGGCAGATCGCTTTCGGCCCGTACGTGGCTGACTATTCACGCTACCTGCCGAGCAAGACTTCCTCGGTGAAAACCTTTTTCGCCGCTGGCGCAGGTTCGGTCATTGGCGCACAGGTGGCGATGATCCTCGGCGTGTTTGCCGCCGCCATGGCCAACGGGCAATTCGCCGGCCACGAAGTGGCCTACATCGTTGGTTTGAGCGGCAGCGGTGCCACCGCTGCGCTGCTGTACTTCAGCATCGCGTTCGGCAAGGTCACCATCTCCACGCTGAACTCTTACGGCAGCTTCATGTGCATTGCGACCGTCATCAGCGGTTTTCGAGGTGACCTGCGGGTAACGCGCTTGCAGCGTCTGGTCTTCGTGCTGGTCATCGTCGGCACTGCGACCCTCATCGCATTGCTCGGTCAGCACTCGTTCCTCGGTGCGTTCAAGTCCTTCATCCTGTTCTTGCTGGCGTTCTTTACGCCATGGAGCGCGATCAACCTGGTGGACTACTACTGCATCACCCGCGAACGCTATGACGTGCCGGCGTTGGCCGATCCGAACGGTCGCTACGGCCGTTGGAACCCCCTCGGTATCAGCGTCTATGTCTTCGGTGTACTGGTGCAACTGCCGTTCATCTCCACCAAGTTCTATACCGGTCCGCTGGTGGACGCTCTGGGTGGTGTGGATATTTCCTGGATCATCGGTCTGGTGCTTCCTGCAGTCCTGTATTACGTGTGCGCGAAAAAATGGCACAGCGCAGTACCCGATCACCTGATTCTGCCAGTCGAGCAGGACAGCGATGCAGCACCTATAACAAGCGGGGCCAGTCGCGCTGCGGCGCAGGCCTGA
- a CDS encoding ABC transporter substrate-binding protein: MKSNKTLLTTLLSMGLLASAGATQAAGWCESGKPVKFAGLNWESGMLLTDVMQIVLEKGYDCKTDSLPGNSITMENALSSNDIQVFAEEWVGRSEVWNKAEKAGKVVGVGAPVVGAIEGWYVPRYVIEGDAKRKLEPKAPDLKNIADLAKYAAVFKDQEEPSKGRFYNCPAGWTCELDNSEMLKSYGLESTYTNFRPGTGPALDAAVLSSYKRGEPILFYYWSPTPLMGQVDLVKLEEKPGVDKRVTIKVGLSKTFHEQAPELVAVLEKVNLPIDLLNQNLGRMAKERIESPKLAKIFLKEHPEVWHAWVSEDAAKKIDAAL, encoded by the coding sequence ATGAAATCGAACAAGACCCTGCTGACCACATTGCTTTCCATGGGCCTACTGGCCAGCGCCGGCGCCACTCAGGCAGCCGGTTGGTGCGAGTCGGGCAAACCGGTGAAATTCGCCGGCCTGAACTGGGAGAGCGGCATGCTGCTGACCGACGTGATGCAAATCGTGTTGGAGAAGGGCTACGACTGCAAGACCGACAGCTTGCCGGGCAACTCCATCACCATGGAAAACGCCCTGAGCAGCAACGACATCCAAGTGTTCGCCGAAGAGTGGGTCGGCCGCAGCGAAGTCTGGAACAAGGCCGAGAAGGCCGGCAAAGTCGTCGGTGTCGGCGCTCCGGTGGTGGGTGCTATCGAAGGCTGGTACGTGCCGCGCTACGTGATCGAAGGCGACGCCAAGCGCAAGCTGGAACCCAAGGCGCCGGACCTGAAAAACATCGCCGACCTGGCCAAGTACGCCGCCGTGTTCAAGGATCAGGAAGAGCCATCCAAGGGCCGTTTCTATAACTGCCCGGCGGGCTGGACCTGTGAGCTGGATAACAGCGAAATGCTGAAAAGCTACGGCCTGGAAAGCACCTACACCAACTTCCGTCCGGGCACCGGTCCGGCACTGGATGCCGCCGTGCTGTCGAGCTACAAACGTGGCGAGCCGATCCTGTTCTACTACTGGTCGCCAACCCCGCTGATGGGTCAGGTTGATCTGGTGAAACTCGAAGAGAAACCAGGCGTGGACAAGCGCGTGACCATCAAGGTCGGCCTGTCCAAGACCTTCCACGAGCAAGCCCCGGAACTGGTGGCTGTGCTGGAGAAGGTCAACCTGCCAATCGACCTGCTCAACCAGAACCTCGGGCGCATGGCCAAAGAGCGGATCGAGTCACCAAAACTGGCGAAAATCTTCCTCAAGGAACATCCTGAAGTCTGGCACGCATGGGTGAGCGAAGACGCAGCCAAAAAGATCGACGCGGCCTTGTAG